A part of Silurus meridionalis isolate SWU-2019-XX chromosome 18, ASM1480568v1, whole genome shotgun sequence genomic DNA contains:
- the ascl1a gene encoding achaete-scute homolog 1a: protein MDIATKMDLSVDQAQFVAPACFFAAAAAAAAASQSLSPNESIGKSASKQTKRQRSSSPELLRCKRRLSFAGFGYSLPQQQPHAVARRNERERNRVKLVNNGFATLREHVPNGAANKKMSKVETLRSAVEYIRALQQLLDEHDAVSAAFQSGVLSPGVAHTYSNDMNSMAGSPVSSYSSDEGSYDPLSPEEQELLDFTSWF, encoded by the coding sequence ATGGACATCGCAACCAAGATGGACCTAAGTGTGGACCAGGCTCAGTTTGTAGCTCCGGCGTGCTTCTTTGCCGCAGCCGCCGCCGCCGCAGCCGCCTCGCAGAGCCTGAGCCCAAACGAGAGCATCGGCAAGTCGGCGTCCAAGCAGACCAAGAGGCAGCGCTCCTCCTCGCCGGAGCTGCTGCGGTGCAAGCGGCGCTTGAGCTTCGCGGGCTTCGGCTACAGTCTGCCGCAGCAGCAGCCGCACGCCGTGGCGCGGCGCAACGAGCGCGAGCGCAACCGTGTCAAGTTGGTGAACAACGGCTTCGCGACGCTGCGCGAGCACGTGCCCAACGGCGCGGCCAATAAGAAGATGAGCAAGGTGGAGACCCTGCGCTCGGCGGTCGAGTACATCCGCGCCCTGCAGCAGCTGCTCGACGAGCATGACGCTGTGAGCGCGGCCTTCCAGTCGGGTGTCCTGTCGCCCGGCGTCGCGCACACCTACTCCAACGACATGAACTCCATGGCCGGATCTCCTGTCTCCTCCTACTCCTCCGATGAAGGATCCTACGACCCACTCAGTCCTGAGGAGCAGGAGCTCTTAGATTTTACCAGCTGGTTCTGA